GTTTCCGTAACCGACTGTTTCGAAAGTACGGGCAGCCCCCTCAATGACAGTTGCCCGGGTAGCCCGGGCTCTTTCCTGCTGAGCCACAAACGCCTCTTTCTGATGGAAACCATCATGCATATAGAACTTCTGCCTAGCCGGCTGAGCGCGGCGCGGGAAAAGACTGCGAATCGTCGTCCTGCGGAAGCACGGAGACAACGGTGAGAGTCCTTCTGCTTGGCGCCTCGGGTTTTATCGGCAGCCACATTCGTACCGTGCTTGAAGCAGACAATATCGTCGACGTTATAGGGCTGACGCGACGTCCCGCAAACGAAACCCAAACACTACGAGGAACCTTTGTCGGAGGTGACGTCACCGACGTCGGTTCGCTTAGGCGGGCCGTGGCGGGGATGGACATTGCGATCAACGCCTCGTCGTACACGGGAAAATCCCGCGACCTTGCCGATTCAGTCAACCACCGCGGAACACTCAACCTTGTCTCAGCATGCAAAACACATGGCGTGCCACTCATTCAGATCAGCACGACGGCGATATACGGCACCGGGCCTCATCGAAACCTGGCTGTGGGAGGGGCCGAAATACGTCCTGAATCTGTGGTCAGCCGGGCTCGTGCCCTCGCCGATGACGCCGTCCTGCAATCAGGCGGAACAGTCATCAGACCCCACCTCATCTACGGGCCGGGAGACCGATGGTTCATCCCGGCCTTGGCGAAGATTTTCGGACATCTCAAGACGCGTATTGACGGTGCCGAGAATCTTCTCTCGGTCATTGATGCGCACCAGCTGGGTCAACTGATCGCCGGTCTTGCGAGGGTCGGCTATTCGCAGGGAGGAGCTTTCCACGCAGCTCTGCCGGCACCTGTCACAATCGGCCAGATACTCCACTGCATCAACGACCGCATCGTCCCCCTTGAATTGGATTCGTCTGTCTCCCGTAAATGGGCAGAGCCCATCATGGAAGCCTTGGGCCTGACCCGGCATCAGATCAACCTCATCGCCGAAGACCACTGGTACAACTCGGAGGCCATCTGGGAGATAGCGAGGGTAGTGCCCGTCACCGTCGGCATCTCAGAAACGACAGCTTCTTGGTACAAGAAGTATCTGGGTTTCAGTCATTTGGACTGGGCAACAGACAAGAAGCCGTGAACGACCCCGGTTGCCCTGCATGCGCCTCTCCTTCTTCCTGTGAGGTTGGCCGAAAAGGAGGCCCTGTTAAATGATCATCCTCCCCATAGGCTGAACACGTGCTCTGTACCAACCGCACTTCAGTTGGTCGTTGTTGGGGGTCCGGGTTTCATGCCCACGTTCTCAATGACTTGGTCGAGCGACTCCGGGCGGGCAGCAAGCTCCACTCGGCTTCCCTCGGTCAGCAACGTCAGTACTTCGTACCCGTAGCCGGTAATGTACTTCCGGTCTTTTCCCCCAACATTCCGGCGCTCGTGGACCACCTCAAGCACCTCAATCTCAGTCGCACGTCCGGAAGGTTCCAAATTGTCATAGACGGCGGGTTGAAAGTGGATAACTCCTGGAGACGGGGTCGCGATACCTTGGTTCCATATGCCACTAAGGGATCCCGGCCGGGAATCCGGGTACCTCAGGAAAGCCCTGAATTGACCAGCCTCGCCCAATCGCTGATTGGTTTTCCCGATGCGTCGAAGCTGGAACACGGCAAGGAGAACATACACAACCGTGTACATGAGCGCAGTGATCAGCGAGTCCAACAGGTCACGGCGACCGATGACCATCCAGCCTGCCGTCAGAAGCACGAAGAAGATGACGTAGCCCCAAACCAACGTGAGGTAAGGGTGGCGTCGGATCCATGGCTTCATCTCAATCCGCCTGCCGGAAATTAGCGTGACTCAGTTGATCCACTGCTGTACGGAAGTCGGCATGTACCTAAGAACGCTCAGAAGGGCCCACGTGGCAATTCCGTAGCCGATCACCAACGCGGCTAGGGCTAAACCCCGCCCCTTCTGGTGCTTCAGTTCGATCTGGTTGAGTGAAACGTGCCCGGAACATCACCCGTTTACATATCCCCCTTTTGGTCGCTGCGTGCTGAATTCCTGCCAGCTCGGAAGCACCACCAAATAGATAGGCCCAGCAGAACCACATCCAGTGTCACGGCTATCCAAAAGAGCATCGTTGCTTGTCTGCCTTCGGACAATGACATGATGTTGCTGGTCAATAGCAGCCCCGACAAAAGCACGCCGTATATGGCCTGGGCCCTTGTTGGCTTCCAACTTCTCGCTGTCATCCCCCGAGCCTAACCACCTTTCAGTGTCAGCGTTACCCGCCGAAGATGTACTTGCACCTCAATAGTCAAAACCCCGAGGTCATATACCGGAAGTAGCGCGGACACTAGTCAGAGGCTGAGATAGACGGTTTCCTTCGAGTTATCGACGAAAGTCACCTCGATAGGGACCCGCTGATCGGAAGAGTTTGTTATCTCGGCTCCGGGCAGCCAGAACGCGAACTGACCTTTGGAAACCGTTGCTTCGATCTGTTTTCCCGCTGCGCTGGTGTAAACGATCGCAGTGACATCTGCGCCCACTCGACCAGCGGCCATGGACAGGGGTTTGTCGGAGATGACACCTGTCCCCAGCTCTGATGCCCGGACATCGCGGGCCAATAGAGGGGCACGAGATGCTGGCTTTCCTATAGAGCCGAATGACCCTTTGTTGAACCACGGAGCCGAGGAATCTGTGGTGCAGGTTGCTTCAAAACCGTCGGCTCCTGTGAGGACCACAGTTGTCCAGGCACCTCGTCGCTCGGCGATCGCGACGTTGGCCGCGGCCAGATCGTCCGCGTACATACCACCGCCTACGCTTTCGCGTGACCGGAAGCAGTCGGAAACAGCGTCATCCCGTTCGGTCCCGCTGAGCTGACCAGGCGCGGCAGTCCACGTTGCAAAGGCCGGGTCTCCCCCGGAAAGCGCCGGAACAAAGATGAGGGCAGCCGTTGCTGCGACCGTAGATCCAGCCAGCGCCAGCGTTTTCCAACGCCGGCCGGGGCGTGGGACCGCCGGCAAGACAGAAACGCTGGGGTTCGTTTCAAGAATTTGACGAAGGTCATTCTCGCGTCGATCCGGATCAGGAGCCGCGCTCTGCTCAGCTGCATCCATGGACAAGAGGATCTCGGCAATGTGCTGGTTGTTTTTCATGGTGTCGATGCCTTTTCTGAAAGCGTCGGGGTAGACGTGGCATGAGCCTTGTGCGGGGAATGTTCCAGCAGGAGCCTCAAAGCTCGCCGGGCTCGGGTGAGGCGCAGTCGAAAGGCCACTGGCGAGATTCCGACGACACGAGCTGCTTGGGGCGCGGCCAGGTTTTCAAATACGGCGAGCCCAAGGGTTTCCTGATGGACCTCCGAAAGGAGCGCCCAAGCCCTGCTTAGGTCAACCCGGCTGCTGACCAGGTCGGCGTGGGAATCCGAAGGGTATTCCATCGACGCTTCAGCCAGACGGACTCCGAGGGCCTGTTGCCGCTGTTCACTGCGACGGGCATTCAGCAACAGATTGCGTGCGATTCCAAAGATCCAGGCTCGGGCGTCATCCTGGTTCCCCGGTACTTCCTGGAACCGCCGCCAAACGATCAGAAATGTCTCCGCCACGACGTCCTCGGCATTCGCCGGATCTGTTCGGCGTTGAACGAATTTCAGGAGGTCGGCATATGCGGACTCATATAGAAACCGAAAGGCCCGTTGGCTGTCAGCGGCTCTCGATAGGTAGCTCATACCCTGTACCTGTCCGCCACATACCCAAGTGTGTCGCAGCCTTGGCGGAATTCTCGATTCGCACACGCCCGCAATACTCCCAACCCCGCGCGAAGGCAACCGTTGTCCCCCGCAGAACCCCGGGGTAGGGTGGCCGGACCGTCCAACCACATCATCGTCTGGGAAAATTCTGGGAGACACCATGACACATGTGAGACGTCAATTGGCTGCTGTCACGGCAGCCTTAGCGCTGACCGTGACCAGCGGAGCGATGGCCAGTCCAGCCCTCGCCGACCCCCGCCAAACTGACAAAGTCCCTACGGTCACGGGCTACGGCGGGGCTGTCAGCACCGTGGATCCTGAAGCCTCGGCGGCGGCCATCGAAGTGCTGCGCAAGGGTGGCAACGCGGCCGACGCTGCCGTCGCCGCAGCGGCCACCCTCGGCGTCACCGAACCTTACAGCGCAGGCATTGGCGGCGGTGGCTACTTTGTCTACTACGACGCCAAGACCAAGCAGGTTGGCACCATAGACGGCCGTGAAACCGCCCCGGCCGGCATCACCAACGATGCGTTCATCGACCCCGCTACCAAGAAGCCCTACAACTTCACCCCCGAACTGGTGACCAGCGGCGTCTCGGTCGGAGTCCCCGGCACCGCCGCAACCTGGGAGCAAGCGCTGAAGCGTTGGGGCACCATGGGTTTGGACGATGCCCTGAAACCCGCCATCAAGGTAGCTACCCGCGGTTTCGTGGTGGACAACACCTTCCGCAAGCAGACACTCGATAACAAGCTCCGCTTCAATGCCTTCACCTCCACGCAGGACCTGTTCCTTCCCGGTGGCGACGCTCCCGCCGTCGGAAGCGTGTTCCAGAACCACGATCTCGCGGCGACGTACAAGCTGCTCGCAAAAGAGGGCGCTGACGCCTTCTATCGCGGTGGTCTTGCCGAAGAAATCGCCAAAACCGTCCAGGCTCCCCCGAAGACCGCGGACACAGCACTTCCCGTCCCTGTCGGTTCAATGACCGCGGCCGACCTGGCCAATTACAAGGTGGAGAACCAGGACGCCACCAAGGTGCAGTACCGCGGATACGACGTTTACGGTATGGCTCCGTCCAGCAGCGGCGGCACCACGGTGGGCGAAGCGTTGAACATCCTGGAGAACTACAACCTCAAGGACATGCAGCCGGTGGACGCCCTGCATCACTACATCGAGGCCAGTTCGCTTGCCTACGCTGATCGTGGTGCCTACGTGGGCGATCCCAACTTCGTCGATGTCCCCACCGAGACCTTGCTGAGTGATGTGTTCGCTAAGGAACGTGCTTGCGGGATCGGTCCAACGGCAGCCACGAAGCCGGTCGCTCCCGGCAATATAGAGACGTACGACGGCGTGTGCCCGCCTTCTGCGGCACCGCTCGCCGATGAGACGGATACAGAGAACATTTCGACGACGAACATGACCGTCGCCGACAAGTGGGGCAACGTGGTGGAGTACACGCTGACGATCGAACAGACCGGTGGATCCGGAATCGTTGTGCCCGGCCGTGGCTTCCTGCTCAACAACGAACTGACCGATTTCAGCACGGAATACAAAGCCACTGACCCGAATCGGATCGAACCAGGCAAGCGTCCCAGGTCATCTATGTCGCCCACCATCATCCTGAAGGACGGCAATCCGTTCCTGGCCCTCGGTTCCCCAGGTGGTTCCACCATCATCACTACGGTCCTGCAGACCATTCTGAACCGGGTGGATCTGGGAATGACGGTGTCCGAAGCCCTTGCCGCTCCCCGCGCGGCGCCCAGGAACGGCGCGACGGTGACTTCCGAACCAGCCTTCATCGCCAAGTATGGCGACGGGCTGAAGTCCCTCGGCCATCAGCTGGTTCCTGCTGGTGACGGCCTCACGTCAGATCCGGAAATCGGTGCCGCAACAGCAATCGAGTTCAACAAGGATGGATCTACAACTGCTGCTGCCGAGCCGGTTCGTCGAGGCGGCGGTTCAGCGATGGTGGTCAAAGCTACGAAGGGACGCTGAGGTTGAGCCGGCGCCTCAAGGACGGCGGTTGTTCTTGAGCTCCCTGCCGAATCTCCAAGCCATCACCAAGGAAGCCGCCGCGATGATGATCCCGGAAACCGTGGACCACCACGCCTGATGAGTGTTGGACACAAAAATGGAGACGGCATAAGCGGCCAGCACCAACGAAAGGAGCAGCCAGACCAGTGGTTTTCGATTCACAGTGTATTCCTTAATTTGGGGTGATTTTTCAGGCCAGGTCACGCTTCACGAACACCGCGAATGCTGTCGCTGCCACCAGTACAAGCCAGCCCGCGGCTCCACAGAAAGCCCCCGACGCCGGTATGTTGACAGCCGCTTGTTGAGCCCAGTCGGCTGCCAGCACAGGGAAGAAGAACGTCCCCATTGGCTGTGAGGGGTTGGGCAACAGCCCGGGGAGGGCCACGCTGAATGGAACCGCAAAGAGGCTGACCAGGTGGTTCCGGAGGAGGGAACCGAGGGCGAAACCCCACAGCGCGCCCATGGCCGCTGTTCCTGCAAAAGCCAGGACAAGACGCGGACTCGGCGGCCCGGCAACCTTGAGAACTGCCGCGGAAAGGCCTAGCGCCGAGCCAACAACCGCCCCTGTGAAGAGGGCGGCCAACGCCGTCGATAGCGCACGTCCAAGAAACACCGGTCTCCGCTGGAACAGCAAGACCCTGCGGTTAAGGCTGCCCGCCCGGTAGCCGGCGGTGAACGAGAAGGACCCGAACACCGCGGAGACGGTCAGCACCAACGAAGTCACCGCTTCCAGTAAGACCGCCGACAAACCGGTTGTTTCCACTCCGGCGTCAGCGGTGCCCGCAACAAACAGCATTCCGGCGAGTCCCAGAGCCAGCGCGGCGCTGATGGCCGATCCCTTCCACAACCACGGCCGCCGGAGGTCGGAGAGAAGGGCGGGTCCCAGGTTGACCACTAAAACTCCTTCCTCCGAACCACCCACAGCGCCCCTACGCCAGCAATGAGCGTCCAGGCAACGGACACAAGGAACGCCGCTACGGGCTCCAGCAAACCTTCCATCGGCAGGGACACCACACCCGCCAGAGCCCCGGAAGGAAGCCAGCGAGCAACCTCGGGAGCATTGGCCATCAAGGGCAGCTCAATGGCGAGTGGAATGAGCAAGGTGAGAATCGTCGTCGCGTAGTAGTGCTGGATGATCCAACCGAGGGAGCATCCCCAGAGAGCACCGAGGCTTGACGCGAGAACAACGGCGCATAAGGGGCCCAGTGATTCAGTCGCCAGCAACTGTTCACGGGTCGTTGGCGTCAGGGAGAACACCACGCTGCCGCCCCAGACCACGATTCCCGCAAGCGCGGTACCCATTCCAACAGCGAGCGCTGCAACGTACTTGGCCCTGAACACGCTCATCGCGCCCGAGGTCACTACGCTGCGCCGAATCGTCCCGTAATACGACTCCCTGGTGACCAGGTAACTCCCTGCGAACGTGGCCACAGGGGCGATGCTGGCGGCGACGGCCCAGAAGATGCCCACGTTGTCCGGGGCCTGGAATCGATCCGAGTTTTGGGGCCACCCGAGGAAGTTGGCAACGAACCATGGCACCAATCCGCTGAAGGCCAGGATGCCCAAAACTGAGTAGCCGCTGAAGTACCTCAGGAGTTCCGAACGGAGGCCACAGACCAGGCTGTTCATTCGGCCGCCGCCCCGAGAATGGTGAAGTACGCGGATTCAAGGCTGCCGCCGCCCATGGCCTTCGCCTCGTCCATGGTTCCCCGGAACAGCGTTCTTTGCTTGAGAATGACTACTTCATCAGCTACCTGTTCCAGTTCCATAAGTTGGTGGCTCGAGACCAGTGCGCTCCCTCCTGCGGCAGCGAAATCGCGCAGGAACCATCGGAGCCATTGGATACCTTCGGGGTCCAGCCCGTTCGCCGGTTCATCGAGGACAAGGAGCTGTGGGCTCCCGACAAGAGCGGACGCAATCCCAAGGCGTTGCCGCATGCCCAACGAGTAGTCCCGGACCTTCCGGCCTGCGTCGGCGACGAGATCCACCTGTTCAAGGACGCGGTCCACACTTTCCCGGTCAGCCCCTGCCGCGAGTTGGCAGATCTGGAGGTGTCGCCGTCCGGTAAGCCCCGGCTCCACGTCCATCCCATCCAGGTACACCCCCACCTTGGCGGCGGGCCGCCGGAGCGTCCGGTAGTCGGAGCCGAAAACCGTAGCCCGGCCGGAGGTCGGGTCCAAGAGCCCGGTCAAGCCCGCGAGCGCAGTACTTTTCCCTGCCCCATTGGGGCCGATCAGTCCCATGACGGACCCGGCCCGAACGTCGAACGTCAGGTCTTCGACGGCGAATCTCGAGCCTCGTTTCTTGCTGAAGTGCTCGAAACTGGCATGGATTTTCATGGTCGTCCTTTCGTTGCTTCGACGGGATGGACGGGCCACAACGGTGACTTCGTGACCGAATCCCACAGCCACTCCCCCAGGCTTGATTGGTGTTGGCTGGTGATTTCAGCGCGTCCTGAGGAGGAAAGATTGGTCCCTGATTCCAAGCGCGCTGGGAACGCGAGGACGGGAAGGCTGTCGCCTTCCAGCGCTACGGGAACCAGTGTGTCCAGCGGTGCCATGGATGTCGACGGCGGTTGCTCGCCGAGCGTGGCCCGGCCCAGGTTCTCGTGAATGATCATTCCCTGCGATTGCAAGGTGACGTGGTCCCCGGGTGAGGGCACATAGGACGAGCCTTCAAGCGGGATCACCACGCTCAATTGGCCGTCGTGATAGGTGTACCCGGCTACCGTCACAGGCCTCACCGGAATGATGGCCAGGAGCAAGCCAGCGATCAGAAACCCCAGCAGCGCAACGAGGATCCGCCGCCACAGCGCACTTCCGGTTTTGGCCGCTGTGCTGAAAAACCGGTACACACTTTTGGCCGCCATTCCCGCCAACAGGCAAAGGACCAGGAGAACAACCACGTGCCCCGGGTATCCGAGCTGCAGAAAGATCGGCATGAGTCGCTGGAACCCGACCAGCATGAAGACGATCCCGGATATGAAGCACGCGAGTCCGAACCACGGCAGGAGGCCTTCGCTCCTGAAAGTCGTCTTAGAGCCGAGAACGCGGGCGCTAACGATCTCGCCCAGCGCGTTCAGCGATTTCTTGCGGAGGTGGGGGATGTCCACGGCGGACATCAACGCGACGTAGCCATCCAGTTTGATGAAAGGAAAAAGGTTCAGGACTGCCACGGCGTAGCAGATCAGACCGTACAGGACTGCCGCGTCCTTCACGGATGACTCAGGAAGAAGGGTTTGGAGAGTCAAGGCTGTACTGCCAAGGGCAACGTGTACCAGGGGCCCCGCGAGGGCAACCAGTACCCGTTGTTTTCGTGAGCTCAACCGCCACCCGTCTGTAACATCGCAGAAGAACGCGGGCGACAGGTAGAACAGCATGATCCCGATGCGTCGCGGTGTTCCGCCAAAGTAACTGAGGGCCATCCCGTGCCCCAGCTCATGCAAAAGCGTGGACACAAACATCGCGCCAACAACGTACAGGTACGCTTCAACAGGAAGTGGCGAGGCGAGGACCCGCCACAGTTGGGGTCCCGCTATCGCGGCGCCCATCAAGCCTCCCAGCAGCAACAACAAAGCAAGGATGGCTGCAGCAGGTCGCATCATCGCGGCGACCACCGGCCGAAGTGCCTGCAGCAGCGGGGCCGGGTTGAACAGCGTGAACTGCAATGTCAGCGGCGCCCGGAACTGGACCCGTCGCACCTCGGCTGGCCCCGCGCCGCCGTCGAACATTCCGGTGTGCGCGAGCTGACGCACAATTCCCATGACATCCGCAGATGTCCACGGCGACCCCAAACGGACGGCAACCTGCGCCGGATCCTTCTGGCCGTCCACCACTTTGAGGACATGGGCGACGTCGGCGGAGACGCGCGCTTTCGGCACACCGTTCACGGCAACAATCCACGGCCCGCCCTCCTGCAACGGTTCGTCGATGGAAGCCGTGGGTGCGAGTTGAACCGGCCATTCCACAGTGGTTCCGGCTTTGGTTGTGCGGCTCATATCAGCGGATGCGGGGTAGAAGCCGTAACGGACACACCTTTGGTTTCGTCCATCGACAAGGGGACCGTACCGGGGCAGATGGCCTTGCCGGCCACCCAGCCCATGTCCCGGATGGGTACCGGGAGCCGGTGGGTGAGGCTGACCCACAAGGTCGGGATGTCCCTCCCCTCCAAGTGATTTACCAGGGCGTCGACACTGGCTGCCGGCTGACGGGCAGGCATCGGAGACGGCGTGAATGTACTGACCCACTGAAGCAACTCGTAGATGGCGGGCTCGGTGGTCCAGAACTCAGCGCGTGATTCGTCGTCGGTGACTGCCAGCACGGGAACAGCAGCCTGGGTGCGGGCAAGGAAGAGCTCCCGTATCTGCAGTCCTTCCTGAAGCGCTCCCCGCAGCGCTGCTACCGGGTCCGGCGAGGCTTTCAAACCGACGGCACCGAATGGCTTGGGTCCGGAGGGGTTGGTAATGATACAAACCGCTGTCTCCAAAGGGCCGCCACGCTGAGGAACGAACGCGAGCGTAGGCTCCACCCCAGCTGCGCGGGCGGTGGCGAGAAGCGCTACCAAGCTTCGGTTGCCGGGCGCTTCCTGCAGACCGGCGACGTCGAAGAGGTGGAGCGGCGTCCTGTTACGCCAAGCGGAGAGGAACGCATCCCGCTCCAGAACTTCAGCAATCCCCGCAGCCTGGGCAAAACTTTCGGACGGACCCGAAGCGGCACCATTCGGTGACGGATCGAAGAACGCGTCCCACGGATTCAGCCTCGCGAGCCCGGGATGGTAATCCACCAGTGGCGCGGGAACGTAAGTTGTCTTCTGCGTGAGGAGGTCAGTAGCGCGGTACCAAGGGAAATCGAACGCCAACGCCGACGCTCGACCCAGCCCGGCCGTGACGAAATCCAGGCGTTGCTCCTCACTACCTGGCCGGGCACGAAAGTGCTCGTCATCGGTCTGCGCGGGTACCAGGGCGAAACGCTCCACAGCCTCCCCGGCGCCCCTGGTAAGGGAGG
This Paenarthrobacter sp. GOM3 DNA region includes the following protein-coding sequences:
- a CDS encoding NAD-dependent epimerase/dehydratase family protein; this encodes MLEADNIVDVIGLTRRPANETQTLRGTFVGGDVTDVGSLRRAVAGMDIAINASSYTGKSRDLADSVNHRGTLNLVSACKTHGVPLIQISTTAIYGTGPHRNLAVGGAEIRPESVVSRARALADDAVLQSGGTVIRPHLIYGPGDRWFIPALAKIFGHLKTRIDGAENLLSVIDAHQLGQLIAGLARVGYSQGGAFHAALPAPVTIGQILHCINDRIVPLELDSSVSRKWAEPIMEALGLTRHQINLIAEDHWYNSEAIWEIARVVPVTVGISETTASWYKKYLGFSHLDWATDKKP
- a CDS encoding RNA polymerase sigma factor, giving the protein MVSPRIFPDDDVVGRSGHPTPGFCGGQRLPSRGVGSIAGVCESRIPPRLRHTWVCGGQVQGMSYLSRAADSQRAFRFLYESAYADLLKFVQRRTDPANAEDVVAETFLIVWRRFQEVPGNQDDARAWIFGIARNLLLNARRSEQRQQALGVRLAEASMEYPSDSHADLVSSRVDLSRAWALLSEVHQETLGLAVFENLAAPQAARVVGISPVAFRLRLTRARRALRLLLEHSPHKAHATSTPTLSEKASTP
- the ggt gene encoding gamma-glutamyltransferase; the protein is MTHVRRQLAAVTAALALTVTSGAMASPALADPRQTDKVPTVTGYGGAVSTVDPEASAAAIEVLRKGGNAADAAVAAAATLGVTEPYSAGIGGGGYFVYYDAKTKQVGTIDGRETAPAGITNDAFIDPATKKPYNFTPELVTSGVSVGVPGTAATWEQALKRWGTMGLDDALKPAIKVATRGFVVDNTFRKQTLDNKLRFNAFTSTQDLFLPGGDAPAVGSVFQNHDLAATYKLLAKEGADAFYRGGLAEEIAKTVQAPPKTADTALPVPVGSMTAADLANYKVENQDATKVQYRGYDVYGMAPSSSGGTTVGEALNILENYNLKDMQPVDALHHYIEASSLAYADRGAYVGDPNFVDVPTETLLSDVFAKERACGIGPTAATKPVAPGNIETYDGVCPPSAAPLADETDTENISTTNMTVADKWGNVVEYTLTIEQTGGSGIVVPGRGFLLNNELTDFSTEYKATDPNRIEPGKRPRSSMSPTIILKDGNPFLALGSPGGSTIITTVLQTILNRVDLGMTVSEALAAPRAAPRNGATVTSEPAFIAKYGDGLKSLGHQLVPAGDGLTSDPEIGAATAIEFNKDGSTTAAAEPVRRGGGSAMVVKATKGR
- a CDS encoding ABC transporter ATP-binding protein, with amino-acid sequence MKIHASFEHFSKKRGSRFAVEDLTFDVRAGSVMGLIGPNGAGKSTALAGLTGLLDPTSGRATVFGSDYRTLRRPAAKVGVYLDGMDVEPGLTGRRHLQICQLAAGADRESVDRVLEQVDLVADAGRKVRDYSLGMRQRLGIASALVGSPQLLVLDEPANGLDPEGIQWLRWFLRDFAAAGGSALVSSHQLMELEQVADEVVILKQRTLFRGTMDEAKAMGGGSLESAYFTILGAAAE
- the mpaP gene encoding daptide biosynthesis intramembrane metalloprotease, coding for MSRTTKAGTTVEWPVQLAPTASIDEPLQEGGPWIVAVNGVPKARVSADVAHVLKVVDGQKDPAQVAVRLGSPWTSADVMGIVRQLAHTGMFDGGAGPAEVRRVQFRAPLTLQFTLFNPAPLLQALRPVVAAMMRPAAAILALLLLLGGLMGAAIAGPQLWRVLASPLPVEAYLYVVGAMFVSTLLHELGHGMALSYFGGTPRRIGIMLFYLSPAFFCDVTDGWRLSSRKQRVLVALAGPLVHVALGSTALTLQTLLPESSVKDAAVLYGLICYAVAVLNLFPFIKLDGYVALMSAVDIPHLRKKSLNALGEIVSARVLGSKTTFRSEGLLPWFGLACFISGIVFMLVGFQRLMPIFLQLGYPGHVVVLLVLCLLAGMAAKSVYRFFSTAAKTGSALWRRILVALLGFLIAGLLLAIIPVRPVTVAGYTYHDGQLSVVIPLEGSSYVPSPGDHVTLQSQGMIIHENLGRATLGEQPPSTSMAPLDTLVPVALEGDSLPVLAFPARLESGTNLSSSGRAEITSQHQSSLGEWLWDSVTKSPLWPVHPVEATKGRP
- a CDS encoding YcaO-like family protein, which gives rise to MSLDPVRTLDPSSGLVSEASVYVPNDVGLWRTVGVLAQARASQPGFASAVGAFDVNKRASLTRGAGEAVERFALVPAQTDDEHFRARPGSEEQRLDFVTAGLGRASALAFDFPWYRATDLLTQKTTYVPAPLVDYHPGLARLNPWDAFFDPSPNGAASGPSESFAQAAGIAEVLERDAFLSAWRNRTPLHLFDVAGLQEAPGNRSLVALLATARAAGVEPTLAFVPQRGGPLETAVCIITNPSGPKPFGAVGLKASPDPVAALRGALQEGLQIRELFLARTQAAVPVLAVTDDESRAEFWTTEPAIYELLQWVSTFTPSPMPARQPAASVDALVNHLEGRDIPTLWVSLTHRLPVPIRDMGWVAGKAICPGTVPLSMDETKGVSVTASTPHPLI